In the genome of Drosophila yakuba strain Tai18E2 chromosome 3R, Prin_Dyak_Tai18E2_2.1, whole genome shotgun sequence, one region contains:
- the LOC6537373 gene encoding uncharacterized protein LOC6537373 yields MEYSQCVAKTKKYSFIFILFLLLYVLTSSKEQVENNLKVRPPLEGKPDSRMLFVNSSQCQIISMDPLSPMAMYHMTEMPTFWCPMIKLMKAKSIGERNYLYLTANAKQLWQKLGVRRLSEISCAYKRFVRLNDFLNRYFEMKVFRFSKWSNFTEVEPGNITLRVWCWIDYGRLVFNDVFIFIPFPKDRILNVTKYEPANRLSVLVLGIDSISHMHYQRYFSRVKDLIEGLPHIELWGYNRVGQNSYPNLIPLFSGQSVDELESRRGCFKPNKKDNFDRCRFLFRDFKDAGYATIFGEDSRVGGTFTYVRPGFKRQPTDFYLRSVMNEIHKRSTYYARGPIEIKCSGNRIYHHVLYDFIYRMLPHMQARCYDRGFFAFFWQTMGVHDYFQYGDRADREYYWILRNLKRGNIFERTLVLVLSDHGLRYGPFVDTFQGMRETSLPTMVAIYPRWLRERYPLALANLEANAHRLVTTYDLHETLKDVIDLENLSDERILNRTLRLRNDHNVSLFLPIPEERSCFSARIPLHYCQCDGFLKIPWNARSVQRIAKFAVERINLLLEPYPQCHQLALLNVEDAYLRKQHEFNKTITVRLVTQPGNGHFDATVLSKNETSLQGAITRSDQYKHQSFCAREAPIEIYCYCS; encoded by the exons ATGGAATATAGCCAATGTGTTGCTAAGACAAAGAAGTATAGTTTCATATTCATACTATTCTTATTACTCTACGTATTAACAAGTTCCAAAGAACAAGTTGAAAATAACCTGAAAGTCAGACCGCCTTTAGAAGGTAAACCGGATAGTAGGATGCTATTTGTGAATTCCTCACAATGCCAAATAATTTCCATGGATCCTCTTTCACCCATGGCGATGTACCATATGACAGAAATGCCCACATTTTGGTGCCCTATGATCAAGCTGATGAAGGCGAAATCCATTGGGGAAAGAAACTACCTGTACTTGACCGCCAATGCAAAGCAGCTTTGGCAAAAGCTGGGAGTTCGAAGGCTAAGCGAAATCTCTTGCGCCTACAAACGCTTCGTGCGCTTGAATGACTTTTTGAATAGGTACTTTGAAATGAAAGTCTTTCGTTTTAGCAAATGGAGTAACTTCACAGAGGTAGAGCCAGGTAACATAACTCTGCGTGTTTGGTGCTGGATCGACTATGGTCGTCTAGTGTTTAACGATgtctttatatttataccatTCCCAAAGGACCGGATATTGAACGTTACTAAATATGAACCAGCTAATCGTCTTTCGGTTCTAGTTCTGGGTATAGACTCTATTTCCCACATGCATTACCAGCGCTACTTCAG TCGAGTAAAAGACTTAATCGAAGGTCTGCCACACATTGAACTATGGGGCTACAACCGCGTCGGGCAAAATTCGTACCCGAATCTGATTCCCTTGTTTAGCGGTCAGAGTGTGGATGAACTGGAGTCCAGAAGGGGATGCTTCAAACCAAATAAGAAGGATAATTTCGATCGGTGTCGCTTTTTGTTTCGTGATTTTAAGGATGCCGGCTATGCCACCATTTTTGGCGAGGATTCTCGCGTGGGTGGAACCTTTACTTACGTAAGACCTGGCTTTAAGCGTCAACCAACCGACTTTTATCTGCGAAGTGTGATGAACGAAATCCACAAGCGATCCACTTATTACGCACGAGGACcaattgaaatcaaatgcaGCGGCAATCGGATATATCATCATGTTCTGTACGACTTTATCTACCGTATGCTGCCCCATATGCAGGCAAGATGTTACGATCGAGGATTCTTTGCCTTTTTTTGGCAGACAATGGGCGTCCACGATTATTTTCAATACGGCGACCGGGCCGACCGTGAGTACTATTGGATTCTGCGTAACCTAAAAAGGGGAAACATCTTTGAGAGGACTCTGGTGCTGGTCTTGTCCGATCATGGCCTGCGATATGGTCCTTTTGTGGACACATTTCAGGGCATGAGAGAAACATCGCTGCCCACAATGGTGGCAATATATCCACGATGGCTACGTGAACGATATCCGTTGGCCTTGGCAAATCTCGAAGCGAATGCCCACCGGCTAGTGACCACTTACGATCTGCACGAGACCCTAAAAGATGTGATCGATCTGGAAAACCTAAGTGACGAGCGAATTTTGAACCGCACTCTGCGACTGCGAAACGATCACAACGTTTCATTATTTCTGCCCATTCCTGAGGAGCGTAGCTGCTTTTCAGCCCGCATTCCACTGCATTATTGCCAATGCGATGGATTTCTTAAGATACCATGGAATGCGCGTAGTGTCCAGCGGATTGCCAAGTTTGCTGTGGAACGCATTAATCTGCTGCTTGAACCCTATCCACAGTGTCATCAGCTGGCGCTTCTCAATGTGGAGGACGCCTATCTGAGGAAACAACACGAGTTCAATAAAACGATCACTGTGCGACTGGTTACGCAACCAGGAAATGGCCACTTTGATGCAACAGTCCTTTCCAAAAATGAGACCTCGCTGCAAGGAGCTATCACAAGGAGTGATCAATACAAGCACCAATCATTTTGCGCCCGAGAAGCTCCCATCGAGATTTATTGCTATTGTTCATAG